From Brevibacterium ihuae, the proteins below share one genomic window:
- a CDS encoding mechanosensitive ion channel family protein, with product MQTPAEQVRDAVTETVDKTTEFDYWAFFLGTPLRIVVIVIVSIVVNLLVRKLINRFAQSIADGSTAASDRRRFAVSEGAAESSSQDPTARARRAQRAKTVGSMLQSIATIVISVIAFLMVLTELGFNLGPVLASAGIAGVAIGFGAQTLVKDYLSGFFIVVEDQYGIGDSVDLGEAVGIVEEVELRTTRVRGVDGTLWHVRNGEILRVGNQSQGWARAVMDIPLPYSSDRTTIDEVIADAVAAIRRDPKIAPVILEDPEIWGVEAITGESMTIRTVIKTEPNEQWAVARAFRAAIKHELDVRGLRMPLPQQTVLRTIPDPAHAVKESESESGESDGDTGSDGSAKPVQ from the coding sequence ATGCAGACTCCAGCTGAACAGGTCCGTGACGCCGTCACCGAGACCGTCGACAAGACCACCGAATTCGACTACTGGGCGTTCTTCCTCGGCACGCCGCTGCGCATCGTCGTCATCGTCATCGTGTCGATCGTCGTCAACCTCCTCGTGCGCAAGCTCATCAACCGGTTCGCCCAGTCCATCGCCGACGGCTCCACCGCCGCCTCGGACCGGAGGCGGTTCGCCGTCTCCGAGGGTGCCGCCGAGTCCTCGTCCCAGGACCCCACCGCCCGTGCCCGCCGCGCCCAGCGCGCCAAGACCGTCGGATCGATGCTGCAGTCGATCGCGACGATCGTCATCAGCGTCATCGCGTTCCTCATGGTGCTCACCGAGCTCGGCTTCAACCTCGGGCCCGTCCTCGCCTCGGCCGGCATCGCCGGTGTCGCGATCGGCTTCGGCGCCCAGACCCTCGTCAAGGACTACCTGTCCGGATTCTTCATCGTCGTCGAGGACCAGTACGGGATCGGCGACTCGGTGGACCTCGGAGAGGCCGTCGGCATCGTCGAGGAGGTCGAGCTGCGGACCACGCGCGTGCGCGGCGTCGACGGGACCCTGTGGCACGTGCGCAACGGCGAGATCCTGCGCGTGGGCAACCAGTCGCAGGGCTGGGCGCGGGCCGTCATGGACATCCCGCTCCCCTACAGCTCCGACCGCACGACGATCGACGAGGTCATCGCCGACGCCGTCGCCGCGATCCGCCGCGATCCCAAGATCGCCCCGGTGATCCTCGAGGACCCGGAGATCTGGGGCGTCGAGGCCATCACCGGCGAGTCCATGACGATCCGCACGGTCATCAAGACCGAGCCGAACGAGCAGTGGGCCGTCGCCCGCGCCTTCCGCGCGGCGATCAAGCACGAGCTCGACGTCCGCGGACTCCGGATGCCCCTCCCCCAGCAGACGGTCCTGCGCACGATCCCCGACCCCGCGCACGCGGTCAAGGAGTCGGAGTCGGAGTCCGGCGAGTCCGACGGGGACACAGGATCGGACGGATCGGCGAAACCGGTACAGTGA
- a CDS encoding globin, with translation MNDGEAPQRPDSFFAMVGGHRTFTTLVDTFYAGVADDEYLIAMYPEGHELDGAKHRLQTFLEQYFGGPTTYQEERGHPRLRMRHFPFPVTPKARDHWLQHMRAAMDAIALPPMYDAVMWDYFQRAATAMLNTPDEHDAPPPAGPRLL, from the coding sequence ATGAACGACGGCGAGGCGCCGCAGCGCCCCGACAGCTTCTTCGCGATGGTGGGCGGCCATCGGACGTTCACGACCCTCGTCGACACCTTCTACGCCGGGGTCGCCGACGACGAGTACCTCATCGCGATGTATCCCGAGGGCCACGAGCTCGACGGTGCCAAGCACCGCCTGCAGACCTTCCTCGAGCAGTACTTCGGCGGCCCGACGACGTACCAGGAGGAGCGCGGCCACCCGCGGCTGCGGATGCGGCACTTCCCGTTCCCCGTCACCCCGAAGGCCCGCGATCATTGGCTGCAGCACATGCGCGCCGCGATGGACGCGATCGCGCTCCCGCCGATGTACGACGCCGTGATGTGGGACTACTTCCAGCGCGCCGCGACCGCGATGCTCAACACCCCGGACGAGCACGACGCGCCTCCGCCGGCGGGCCCGCGCCTCCTCTGA
- a CDS encoding acyl-CoA thioesterase, whose protein sequence is MDAPLTDPLLRGPFTRVLIELRWGDMDAYGHVNNVTQFRILEEARVRAFGSPTAARDAASTPGEHGAAEVILGPGFPPVFGRASVDTDILVFSHRIEYRTPIPYRTGPIAVDTVISAVGPATVDVGYVIAEPDGSRAYTVAESVIAMVDSATGRARRLTESETAALTAVVGDRVPLRRRG, encoded by the coding sequence ATGGATGCGCCTCTCACCGATCCGCTGCTGCGCGGCCCGTTCACCCGGGTGCTCATCGAGCTGCGCTGGGGCGACATGGACGCCTACGGGCACGTCAACAACGTCACGCAGTTCCGGATCCTCGAGGAGGCCCGCGTCCGGGCGTTCGGCTCCCCGACGGCGGCGCGCGATGCCGCCTCGACTCCCGGTGAGCACGGCGCGGCCGAGGTGATCCTCGGCCCCGGCTTCCCGCCGGTGTTCGGCCGGGCGTCGGTCGATACCGACATCCTCGTGTTCTCCCATCGGATCGAGTACCGCACGCCGATCCCGTACCGCACCGGCCCGATCGCCGTCGACACGGTGATCTCCGCGGTCGGCCCGGCCACCGTCGACGTCGGGTACGTCATCGCGGAACCCGACGGCTCGCGCGCCTACACCGTGGCCGAATCGGTCATCGCGATGGTCGACTCCGCCACCGGACGCGCGCGTCGACTCACCGAGTCCGAGACCGCGGCGCTCACCGCGGTGGTCGGCGACCGGGTTCCGCTGCGCAGGCGCGGATGA
- a CDS encoding acyl-CoA thioesterase → MNHSDNVAELLRVLRLTPTDPIHRSRETEFFEGPSQFKPDGRVFGGQVLAQCVMAGGLTVADDRPIHSLHGYFLRTGDATRPIVFGVENLRDGGSFSARRVHAYQNGEPIMSVMSSFQLVQDGYDHSDEFPAGMPDPEDCPEIKDLIGSVDLPHVQEWLVKRPFDVRPVEPSLYLEHQGDQVSRQHVWIRASAEFPADPLLNAAALAYASDFNLLEPAMRRSGLAWQTPGLRLASLDHAMWWHRPIRADEWMLYSQNSPSAEGGRALGAGRIFARDGQLLATVAQQGMMRVKH, encoded by the coding sequence ATGAATCATTCCGACAACGTCGCCGAGCTGCTGCGCGTGCTGCGTCTCACGCCGACCGATCCGATCCACCGCAGCCGCGAGACCGAGTTCTTCGAGGGACCGAGCCAGTTCAAGCCGGACGGCCGGGTGTTCGGCGGCCAGGTCCTCGCCCAGTGCGTCATGGCCGGCGGCCTCACCGTCGCAGACGACCGCCCGATCCACTCGCTCCACGGCTATTTCCTCCGCACCGGCGACGCCACCCGGCCGATCGTCTTCGGAGTGGAGAACCTCCGCGACGGCGGTTCGTTCTCCGCCCGGCGCGTCCACGCGTACCAGAACGGCGAGCCGATCATGTCGGTGATGTCGTCCTTCCAGCTCGTCCAGGACGGCTACGACCACAGCGACGAGTTCCCCGCCGGCATGCCCGATCCCGAGGACTGCCCCGAGATCAAGGACCTCATCGGCTCGGTCGACCTCCCGCACGTCCAGGAGTGGCTCGTCAAGCGGCCCTTCGACGTGCGGCCCGTCGAGCCCTCCCTCTACCTCGAGCACCAGGGCGATCAGGTGTCCCGGCAGCACGTGTGGATCCGCGCCTCCGCGGAGTTCCCGGCCGATCCGCTCCTCAACGCAGCCGCTCTCGCCTATGCGAGCGACTTCAACCTGCTCGAGCCGGCGATGCGGCGCAGCGGGCTCGCGTGGCAGACCCCGGGTCTGCGGCTCGCGAGCCTCGACCACGCGATGTGGTGGCACCGGCCGATCCGGGCCGACGAGTGGATGCTCTACTCGCAGAACTCCCCGTCCGCCGAGGGCGGGCGCGCGCTCGGTGCAGGCCGGATCTTCGCGCGCGACGGGCAGCTCCTCGCCACCGTCGCCCAGCAGGGGATGATGCGCGTCAAGCACTGA
- the ettA gene encoding energy-dependent translational throttle protein EttA produces MAEFIYTMHKARKAHGDKVILDDVSMSFYPGAKIGMVGPNGAGKSTILKIMAGIDQPSNGEARLSPGYTVGILLQEPPLNEEKTVLGNVEEGVGEIKGKVDRFNEISAQMADPDADFDALMEEMGKLQEAIDAADAWDLDSQLEQAMDALRCPPPDADVSVLSGGERRRVALCKLLLEKPDLLLLDEPTNHLDAESVLWLEQHLASYPGAVIAVTHDRYFLDHVAQWIAEVDRGHLYPYEGNYSTYLEKKAERLKVQGKKDQKLQKRLKEELEWVRSNAKARQTKSKARLARYEEMAAEAEKTRKLDFEEIQIPPGPRLGDIVIEAKDLVKGFEGRTLIDGLSFSLPRNGIVGVIGPNGVGKTTLFKTIVGLEELDGGDLKVGETVRISYVDQSRGGIDPNKSLWEVVSDGLDFIQVGAVEMPSRAYVSAFGFKGPDQQKKAGVLSGGERNRLNLALTLKQGGNLLLLDEPTNDLDVETLGSLENALLEFPGCAVVVSHDRWFLDRVATHILAWEGTEENPANWYWFEGNFEAYEKNKVERLGEEAARPHRVTHRRLTRD; encoded by the coding sequence ATGGCCGAATTCATTTACACCATGCACAAGGCGCGCAAGGCGCACGGTGACAAAGTCATCCTCGATGACGTGTCGATGTCGTTCTACCCCGGAGCGAAGATCGGCATGGTCGGCCCCAACGGCGCCGGCAAGTCGACGATCCTCAAGATCATGGCGGGCATCGATCAGCCCTCGAACGGCGAGGCGCGGCTGAGCCCCGGGTACACCGTGGGGATCCTGCTCCAGGAGCCGCCGCTCAACGAGGAGAAGACCGTCCTCGGCAACGTCGAGGAGGGCGTGGGCGAGATCAAGGGCAAGGTCGATCGCTTCAACGAGATCTCCGCCCAGATGGCCGATCCGGATGCGGACTTCGACGCCCTCATGGAGGAGATGGGGAAGCTGCAGGAGGCCATCGACGCCGCCGATGCCTGGGATCTCGACTCCCAGCTCGAGCAGGCGATGGACGCGCTGCGCTGCCCGCCGCCGGACGCCGACGTCTCCGTCCTCTCCGGCGGTGAGCGCCGCCGCGTCGCGCTGTGCAAGCTCCTCCTCGAGAAGCCGGATCTGCTGCTCCTCGACGAGCCCACCAACCACCTCGACGCCGAGTCGGTGCTCTGGCTCGAGCAGCACCTCGCCTCGTACCCCGGCGCCGTCATCGCCGTGACCCACGATCGGTACTTCCTCGATCACGTCGCGCAGTGGATCGCCGAGGTCGACCGCGGTCACCTCTACCCCTACGAGGGCAACTACTCGACCTACCTCGAGAAGAAGGCCGAGCGCCTCAAGGTCCAGGGCAAGAAGGACCAGAAGCTCCAGAAGCGCCTCAAGGAGGAGCTCGAGTGGGTCCGCTCGAACGCGAAGGCCCGCCAGACGAAGTCGAAGGCGCGCCTCGCCCGCTACGAGGAGATGGCCGCCGAGGCGGAGAAGACCCGGAAGCTCGACTTCGAGGAGATCCAGATCCCGCCGGGCCCGCGTCTGGGCGACATCGTCATCGAGGCGAAGGATCTCGTCAAGGGCTTCGAGGGCCGCACGCTCATCGACGGGCTGTCGTTCTCGCTCCCGCGCAACGGCATCGTCGGCGTCATCGGCCCCAACGGCGTCGGCAAGACCACGCTGTTCAAGACCATTGTCGGACTCGAGGAGCTCGACGGCGGGGACCTCAAGGTCGGCGAGACGGTGCGGATCTCCTACGTCGACCAGTCCCGCGGCGGCATCGACCCGAACAAGAGCCTGTGGGAGGTCGTGTCCGACGGACTCGACTTCATCCAGGTCGGCGCTGTCGAGATGCCCTCGCGGGCCTATGTCTCGGCCTTCGGATTCAAGGGCCCGGACCAGCAGAAGAAGGCCGGAGTGCTCTCCGGCGGTGAGCGCAACCGCCTCAACCTCGCGCTCACCCTCAAGCAGGGCGGCAACCTGCTCCTCCTCGATGAGCCGACCAACGACCTCGACGTCGAGACGCTCGGCTCGCTCGAGAACGCGCTCCTCGAGTTCCCCGGCTGCGCCGTGGTCGTCTCCCACGACCGGTGGTTCCTCGACCGCGTCGCCACCCACATCCTCGCGTGGGAGGGGACCGAGGAGAACCCGGCGAACTGGTACTGGTTCGAGGGCAACTTCGAGGCCTACGAGAAGAACAAGGTCGAGCGCCTCGGCGAGGAGGCAGCGCGGCCGCACCGCGTCACCCATCGCCGGCTCACCCGCGACTGA
- a CDS encoding DUF6993 domain-containing protein: protein MKFDPRSAVPVLLLSALGLSGCSLFTQEPADPSGGEAVEEPAVVDEVVAALEPLTGQESLPSSQEVFDTLIEAGYDPEGIETTLDESPLGNEVPAKMFGVRVEEGCVVGEIRGDSATARLMPPSESVDTCLYGAVDRPEGVDDPDGEKRSESGEDNGAGHIPGEDINRPREEASEDPAEDSGGSGAGDSGVDGGGADDGSDGGGSGGGSGDGEEPSLGGN from the coding sequence ATGAAGTTCGATCCGCGATCAGCGGTGCCCGTCCTCCTGCTGTCGGCGCTCGGACTCAGCGGCTGCTCCCTCTTCACGCAGGAGCCTGCGGATCCGTCCGGCGGTGAGGCGGTGGAGGAGCCGGCGGTCGTCGACGAGGTCGTCGCGGCGCTCGAGCCGCTCACCGGTCAGGAGAGCCTGCCCAGCTCGCAGGAGGTCTTCGACACCCTCATCGAGGCCGGCTACGACCCCGAGGGGATCGAGACCACGCTCGACGAATCGCCGCTCGGCAACGAGGTGCCGGCCAAGATGTTCGGCGTCCGGGTCGAGGAGGGCTGCGTCGTCGGGGAGATCCGCGGCGATTCAGCGACTGCCCGTCTCATGCCCCCGAGCGAATCCGTCGACACGTGCCTCTACGGCGCGGTCGATCGGCCCGAGGGGGTCGACGATCCCGACGGCGAGAAGCGCTCCGAGTCCGGCGAGGACAACGGAGCCGGTCACATCCCGGGCGAGGACATCAACCGGCCGCGCGAGGAGGCGTCCGAGGACCCCGCGGAGGACAGCGGGGGATCGGGCGCAGGAGACTCCGGTGTCGACGGCGGAGGAGCGGATGACGGATCCGACGGCGGTGGTTCCGGAGGCGGGTCCGGCGACGGTGAGGAGCCGTCGCTCGGCGGCAACTGA
- a CDS encoding single-stranded DNA-binding protein — MKTTNQLIGTIGSDPRTGTLPDGRPYIGFRLAVNHSYFNSETGTYEEGETSWYDVAAYGSMAQSAACSLRKGDPVLVVGRLRVRDWENGERSGTSVELVADALGHNLRFGTGSFRRHTARRREQHAGEGEPSGGDPGGPWGLDPVDATARGSDSEQPAGGGSTDPTPVAAGAIGDGGDPPF; from the coding sequence GTGAAGACCACGAATCAGCTCATCGGCACCATCGGCAGCGATCCGCGGACGGGCACCCTGCCCGACGGCCGGCCCTACATCGGTTTCCGGCTCGCGGTGAATCACTCCTACTTCAACTCCGAGACCGGCACCTACGAGGAGGGGGAGACGAGCTGGTACGACGTCGCCGCCTACGGGTCGATGGCGCAGTCGGCGGCGTGCTCCCTGCGGAAGGGCGACCCGGTCCTCGTCGTCGGTCGCCTGCGGGTGCGCGACTGGGAGAACGGGGAGCGATCCGGCACCTCCGTCGAACTCGTCGCCGATGCGCTCGGCCACAACCTCCGCTTCGGCACGGGGTCGTTCCGCCGGCACACCGCGCGGAGGCGCGAGCAGCACGCCGGGGAGGGCGAACCGTCCGGCGGCGACCCGGGAGGTCCGTGGGGCCTCGACCCGGTGGACGCGACGGCGCGCGGGTCCGACAGCGAACAGCCGGCCGGAGGCGGAAGCACGGATCCGACACCCGTCGCCGCGGGCGCCATCGGTGACGGGGGCGACCCGCCGTTCTGA
- a CDS encoding GTPase: MSQQTHDTIGRLAAGIRRALDLEEGRLSADTLSRAGELLEKTDARMDLGEDFTVVAFAGSTGSGKSSLFNAVAGLEIARVGVRRPTTSLPTACVWGEGGEELLAWLGVPVDNRTWRESALDGDDEESLHGLVLLDLPDHDSTAAEHRTESDRLVGLVDVVFWVVDPQKYADFSLHSHYLSQFAEHATTMVVVLNQIDTLGPAEREACRDHLSQLLAQDGLDGVRVQLASAVTREGVPGLRETLTDTVSAKNAASERLLADMRSLAAQMREELGEPLTDPTRLPGADRLVEAMVDAAGVTAVSQTVRDDYLRRSYRKTGYPPLALAQRGQADPLGAKHGGDRDDLVRAAVPETTRTQSARVNLAAHELVAEAVRSLPLQWRHAVSHAEKQSTAELTYTLDSAVTAVDIERRSPGWWNVAGFFQILFFVATVVGGLWLVAQGLLALFAGLVVDASPWLWIVPGALLVVGIVGSIITSVTAASARARGAQEAGDEVEARLREAVGQAAAGSYLEPITAILSEHKAVYDGLR, from the coding sequence GTGAGTCAGCAGACGCACGACACCATCGGCCGGCTCGCCGCCGGTATCCGTCGCGCCCTCGACCTCGAGGAGGGGCGGCTGTCCGCCGACACGCTGTCACGGGCCGGAGAGCTGCTCGAGAAGACCGACGCCCGGATGGACCTCGGCGAGGACTTCACGGTCGTCGCCTTCGCGGGGTCGACCGGTTCGGGGAAGTCGTCCCTGTTCAATGCCGTGGCCGGGCTCGAGATCGCCCGCGTCGGCGTGCGGCGGCCCACGACCTCGCTGCCCACCGCGTGCGTGTGGGGCGAGGGCGGCGAAGAGCTCCTCGCCTGGCTCGGCGTACCCGTGGACAACCGGACCTGGCGCGAGAGCGCGCTCGACGGCGACGACGAGGAGTCGCTCCACGGGCTCGTCCTCCTCGATCTCCCCGACCACGATTCGACGGCGGCCGAGCACCGGACCGAGTCCGATCGCCTGGTCGGGCTCGTCGATGTGGTGTTCTGGGTCGTCGACCCGCAGAAGTACGCGGACTTCTCGCTCCACTCCCATTACCTCTCCCAGTTCGCCGAGCACGCGACCACCATGGTCGTCGTGCTCAACCAGATCGACACGCTCGGCCCCGCCGAGCGCGAAGCCTGCCGGGACCATCTCAGCCAGCTCCTCGCCCAGGACGGGCTCGACGGGGTGCGGGTGCAGCTCGCCTCCGCCGTCACCCGGGAGGGAGTGCCCGGCCTGCGCGAGACCCTCACCGACACCGTCTCGGCGAAGAACGCGGCCTCGGAGCGGCTGCTCGCCGACATGCGCTCGCTTGCGGCGCAGATGCGCGAGGAGCTCGGTGAGCCGCTCACCGATCCCACCCGTCTGCCGGGTGCGGACCGACTCGTCGAGGCGATGGTCGACGCCGCCGGCGTCACCGCGGTCTCCCAGACGGTGCGCGACGACTACCTGCGCCGCTCCTACCGGAAGACCGGCTATCCGCCGCTCGCCCTCGCCCAGCGCGGTCAGGCCGACCCGCTCGGCGCCAAGCACGGCGGCGACCGCGACGATCTCGTCCGGGCTGCCGTTCCGGAGACCACGCGGACGCAGAGCGCCCGGGTCAATCTCGCCGCGCACGAGCTCGTGGCGGAGGCGGTGCGGTCGCTGCCGCTCCAGTGGCGCCACGCGGTGTCCCACGCGGAGAAGCAGAGCACCGCGGAGCTCACCTATACCCTCGACTCCGCGGTGACCGCCGTCGACATCGAACGCCGGAGCCCGGGGTGGTGGAACGTGGCCGGCTTCTTCCAGATCCTCTTCTTCGTCGCGACCGTCGTCGGCGGACTGTGGCTCGTCGCCCAGGGCCTGCTGGCCCTGTTCGCCGGCCTCGTCGTCGATGCGTCTCCGTGGCTGTGGATCGTTCCGGGTGCGCTGCTCGTCGTCGGCATCGTGGGCTCGATCATCACCTCGGTCACCGCCGCCTCCGCCCGTGCACGCGGTGCACAGGAGGCCGGCGACGAGGTGGAGGCGCGTCTGCGGGAGGCCGTCGGCCAGGCCGCCGCGGGCTCCTATCTCGAACCGATCACCGCGATCCTCAGCGAGCACAAGGCGGTCTACGACGGCCTGCGCTGA
- a CDS encoding dynamin family protein, with the protein MTTRSNSHALAPGVAPALGDLVRRVREARFPLRTADADAGRALQRDIDDQLTDYLLPRVSDTDAPLLVVVGGSTGSGKSTLVNSIVGRAVSTPGVLRPTTRWPVLVHNPEDSEYFTSDRILPALQRVVRPETDLEAPQVRLVADENIPRGLALLDSPDIDSVMESNRALARQLLAAADLWLFVTTAARYADAVPWELLRTSVERGTTVAMVLDRVPPQANREVRHHLSGLLSESGLGSAPIFTIPELELVDGLLPDAAVFPVRSWVLNLGMNAAARERVISRTLTGALAAVPAKVRELAGIVSGQEDAHQRLVTAVDEEFERSAAELSDSLADGSVLRGEVLARWQDFVGTGQFFRGLEPTVARVRDRITAAVTGKRDAAEPLEQAIESSVALLIREQTVRAVSETAVRWQSTPEGRAVVDARPDLARLPREFDGEVGRMIADWSSGVNDLVREVGQSKRAKARILSFGVNGVGAVLMLVVFAGTGGLTGAEAGIAGGTAVVAGKLLDTIFGDQVTRDLARTAREQLVERAHAVLEKHRAPFDRALAETEVPPRQAGVLRGAGDRLEETL; encoded by the coding sequence GTGACTACCCGATCGAACTCCCACGCCCTCGCGCCCGGAGTGGCGCCGGCGCTCGGCGACCTGGTCAGACGGGTCCGCGAAGCGCGGTTCCCCCTCCGGACCGCGGACGCGGACGCCGGTCGTGCGCTCCAGCGGGACATCGACGACCAGCTCACCGACTACCTGCTCCCGCGGGTGTCGGACACCGACGCCCCCCTGCTCGTCGTCGTCGGCGGGTCCACCGGGTCCGGCAAGTCGACCTTGGTGAACTCGATCGTCGGGAGAGCGGTGTCGACCCCGGGCGTGCTGCGTCCGACGACGCGCTGGCCGGTGCTCGTGCACAACCCCGAGGACAGCGAGTACTTCACCTCCGACCGCATCCTCCCGGCGCTCCAGCGCGTGGTCCGCCCGGAGACCGACCTCGAGGCGCCGCAGGTCCGCCTCGTCGCCGACGAGAACATCCCGCGCGGCCTCGCGCTCCTCGATTCCCCGGACATCGATTCGGTGATGGAATCCAACCGCGCCCTCGCCCGGCAGCTCCTCGCCGCCGCTGACCTCTGGCTCTTCGTCACGACCGCCGCCCGCTACGCCGACGCGGTGCCCTGGGAGCTGCTCCGGACCTCGGTGGAGCGCGGCACGACTGTCGCCATGGTGCTCGATCGCGTGCCGCCGCAGGCCAACCGCGAGGTCCGCCACCACCTCTCCGGACTGCTGTCCGAGAGCGGTCTGGGCTCCGCGCCGATCTTCACCATCCCCGAGCTCGAGCTCGTCGACGGGCTGCTGCCCGACGCCGCGGTGTTCCCCGTCCGCTCGTGGGTCCTCAACCTCGGGATGAATGCCGCCGCCCGCGAGCGCGTCATCTCCCGCACGCTCACCGGTGCGCTCGCCGCCGTGCCCGCCAAGGTGCGCGAGCTCGCCGGGATCGTCTCCGGTCAGGAGGACGCGCACCAGCGGCTCGTCACCGCGGTCGACGAGGAGTTCGAGCGGAGCGCCGCCGAGCTCTCCGACTCGCTCGCCGACGGCAGCGTGCTGCGCGGTGAGGTCCTCGCGCGGTGGCAGGACTTCGTCGGCACCGGGCAGTTCTTCCGCGGGCTCGAGCCCACGGTCGCCCGGGTGCGCGACCGGATCACCGCTGCCGTGACCGGCAAGCGCGACGCGGCGGAGCCCCTCGAGCAGGCGATCGAGAGCAGCGTGGCCCTGCTCATCCGCGAGCAGACGGTGCGTGCGGTGTCCGAGACCGCGGTGCGGTGGCAGTCGACCCCGGAGGGTCGCGCGGTCGTCGACGCCCGCCCGGACCTCGCCCGGCTGCCCCGCGAGTTCGACGGCGAGGTCGGTCGGATGATCGCCGACTGGTCGTCCGGGGTCAACGATCTCGTGCGCGAGGTCGGCCAGAGCAAGCGTGCGAAGGCGCGGATCCTGTCGTTCGGGGTCAACGGCGTCGGTGCGGTCCTCATGCTCGTGGTCTTCGCCGGGACGGGCGGGCTCACCGGGGCCGAGGCCGGGATCGCCGGCGGCACCGCCGTGGTCGCCGGCAAGCTGCTCGACACGATCTTCGGGGACCAGGTGACCCGCGACCTCGCCCGGACCGCACGCGAGCAGCTCGTCGAACGGGCGCATGCCGTGCTCGAGAAGCACCGGGCCCCGTTCGACCGCGCTCTCGCCGAGACCGAGGTGCCGCCTCGGCAGGCCGGCGTGCTGCGCGGCGCCGGGGACCGATTGGAGGAGACCCTGTGA